A part of Rhinoderma darwinii isolate aRhiDar2 chromosome 1, aRhiDar2.hap1, whole genome shotgun sequence genomic DNA contains:
- the LOC142742057 gene encoding uncharacterized protein LOC142742057: MRLLSSLWRISRISVLTNFSGNLSHGIWRSRVVSGGRYGYGTQSEGPRQISRYPVPYKKDLPYDIVELMEEIERKGGFLPNVFKVMAHRPDEFRAFFAYYDILMNKESGNLSKADKELIIVATSANNKCPYCVTAHSALHRIYSKKKTLADQVIVNPELADLSPRDRAMLEFALAVAKPENITEEHFGKLKEHGFDREDAWDIAMVTAFFAMANRIAHLTDMRPNEEFYILGRLPKEKFEESK; encoded by the exons ATGAGACTCCTCAGCAGTCTATGGAGGATTAGCAGGATCTCTGTCCTGACT AACTTCTCAGGCAATCTTTCCCATGGAATTTGGAGATCTCGAGTTGTTTCAGGAGGACGATATGGATATGGGACACAATCTGAAGGACCTAGACAAATCAGTCGCTATCCTGTACCGTACAAAAAAGACTTGCCATATGATATAGTGGAATTAATGGAAGAGATAGAGAGAAag GGTGGTTTTTTGCCAAATGTTTTTAAAGTAATGGCACACCGACCCGATGAGTTCAGAGCATTTTTTGCTTATTATGACATCCTTATGAACAAGGAAAGCG GAAATCTATCCAAAGCTGACAAGGAGCTGATAATTGTAGCTACCAGTGCAAACAACAAGTGTCCTTATTGTGTAACTGCCCATAGTGCGTTACACAGAATATATTCTAAGAAGAAGACATTGGCTGACcag GTTATTGTCAATCCTGAGCTAGCAGATCTCAGCCCTAGAGATCGTGCCATGCTGGAGTTTGCGTTAGCAGTTGCCAAACCAGAGAATATAACGGAGGAGCATTTTGGCAAATTGAAGGAACATGGTTTTGATCGTGAAGATGCCTGGGATATTGCTATGGTCACTGCATTTTTTGCCATGGCTAACCGAATCGCTCATCTAACCGATATGCGACCAAATGAAGAGTTCTACATACTCGGGAGACTTCCTAAGGAAAAATTTGAGGAATCAAAATAA